Below is a window of Mucilaginibacter terrenus DNA.
AAAACACTTTAAATCGGTAAAGAAGATACGCGAGGCAAGCGAAACAGATTTGCAGGAAGTAGTTAACCTGAAACAAGCTAAAGCCATAGCGCAATATTTCAAGTCCGAAGTAAGCGAGCAAAAAGCCGGCGGGTTGCTTCCTTAAAACAAAAAGCCCTTGCATAATGCAAAGGCTCTGTATTTAAGTTTAAAGTTGGTCTTTTACTAGTATTGCCATAAGTTAAGTTCCCAATCCATCAGGCTCTTTTTGATCCTTTCAGATTCGTATAACTTATCAATACCCTGTGCGTAATCTTTTATACGCTCGTCTTTATCGTTGGACTGTTTAACTATGTAGCTAGTGAAAATACGTTTAGCAAATACATCGTCAAAGCTTAAGCCGGTAGCATCGTTGTTGCGGCTTACGGCTTCCTTCGTAGCTAATACCTGCCGAGCTTCAGGGAAGTATATCCAAAATGCCGGCTGATAATCGGTGTTAACACCCACTGCAGCCGTTTTTACTTTAACCATTGGAGCTATGCCTATAATCCGTGGCTCGAAAATGGAACGCTGGCGATCAAAAACCCAGTCTTCCTTAAGGCGGAACTTAACAACACTATCTGCCTGAAAATCGCCGGCCACCACTTTTGAGCCGGTTTTGTCGCCATTAGCATCAAAGGTATCCACAACGCTACTGTCAGCCATTTTGCTACGTGCCTGGCCCGCAGTAAGCGGCGTTGAAAACGCATCGCCGTTGGGATCATCCTTCGTAGTTACACTCGCATCATATGCAGTTAGTTCTCCTGCGTCGATCGCTGTTAATAAAACATCAATCAATCTTTGCTTGGGAGATGACAAATACTGGTTCATTTTTTCGCGGGTGTCAATCTCTCTCCAAACACGTTTAGCAAAAGCCACATCACTTTCACGAAGGTTAGCGTAGGGAGTAACGCGCGCGCTTAAGATGTTTCCTTTTTTATAATAGCCATCTAACGGGCGATCAAAAGGTTTCGCACCTAGCGCTCCCGCTTTCCTGGTAGTGTCCATTACTGAAGGTTGCAGCGCCGTGCTTCCGGCGCTACCAGCACCTTGTACTTTCGTTTGGCTTGTGCTTGTAACACTGCGCTTAGGTGTGGTTCTGCGCGCTTTTTTCCTTTGCTGTGCAAAGCCTACGGTGGTAAGCAGGCAAAGTGCAATTACTAAAGCTTTTGTCTTCATGTTTGTCAACTTTTAATTGGCCTGTAACGCTATAGCATCCAGCCCACGCTGCGCTCCATCAGGACCTACAGCTATAATATCTTGTATCACAATAGTGGTACCAGGCACAACACTGCTCATTGCTGTACGCATAGGCCCGCTAAGTTCACTTCCTGTGGTTGAATACTGAACAGCGTCCTGGCGCGGCTTTATAACAATAAGGCTAAACCTGGTAACATTGAATTTTGCGTCAAAGTCAAAACCCTCCAACTTTGCAAATACCCTGTCCTGCGCACGCAGGTTCGCGGCACTTGTTTTACCTCCACTTTTACCTGCAAACTGTGGTTTAGGATCAGGTATACGTCTCACACGGAAGTCTGATGCACCTAATACCATTCC
It encodes the following:
- the porN gene encoding type IX secretion system ring subunit PorN/GldN, with the translated sequence MKTKALVIALCLLTTVGFAQQRKKARRTTPKRSVTSTSQTKVQGAGSAGSTALQPSVMDTTRKAGALGAKPFDRPLDGYYKKGNILSARVTPYANLRESDVAFAKRVWREIDTREKMNQYLSSPKQRLIDVLLTAIDAGELTAYDASVTTKDDPNGDAFSTPLTAGQARSKMADSSVVDTFDANGDKTGSKVVAGDFQADSVVKFRLKEDWVFDRQRSIFEPRIIGIAPMVKVKTAAVGVNTDYQPAFWIYFPEARQVLATKEAVSRNNDATGLSFDDVFAKRIFTSYIVKQSNDKDERIKDYAQGIDKLYESERIKKSLMDWELNLWQY